The following nucleotide sequence is from Amblyraja radiata isolate CabotCenter1 chromosome 22, sAmbRad1.1.pri, whole genome shotgun sequence.
gcaccCAGtgggtaggaagtggatgagaaagtgggataacatagaacaagtgtgaacagttgtgtaggaaagaactgcagatgctggtttaaatcgaaggtagacacaaaatgctggagtaactcagcgggaccggcagcatctctggagagaaggaatgggtgatgtttcgagtcgagacccttcagaagtgtaacaggtgatggatggtcggcgctgtatcagtgggccgaagggtctgtttccttgctgtttctctaaactaaactagacatgcATGTTAAGACTAAAAGCACTTGGTTTGCACAAGCACTTTAGGGTAAGACAAGAGGCAAGGGTGGAAATCTCTGGGAATTTGTTCAACCTGGGTTGGTGACCCTGTTGCTGATATGCTTCCTCTTTTATGATATGTTCAGTCAGCAAGGAATTTGGACAAAGGAGTTTGATTATATAAGACCATGACTCTCTACACTGCCCCCCAGCGCACTGTGTTGCTGCAGCTGTATTAATTCCTCATCACCCCGTTGCAATAAATGAccaaacaaaattgcattttaaaatactggaacacaaagtgctggcgtaactcagcaggtcaggcagcatctctggagaacgtggataggtgacatttcgggtcgggacccttcttcagacattcaatgGCTGTGTTTGCCATTTTGCACTAAATAATGTGCCCGttgtcctgtacctgtacactgtggccggctttattgtaatcatgtatagtcttctcgTTGGCTGGGTAGCACGAGACAATACGGCTTTTTCGCTGTACctgtgtacacatgacaataataaactaaactaaacctagtaGACCTACCCTATCAGTCTATCTCCCCTATCCATTTTAACCAGCCTTGGACATGTTTCCTTTGCAATTATAGATCCAATTACCTGCTGAGCATTATTATTGAATGTGGATCTCCATCCTTTTCCAAATTGTAACCCACTGTAAAAATATACTTCCAATTCATTTGCTAATCTGTCCATCTGCAAGCTCCTCCTCTATGCAgtcaaaatgttgaaattctTTTAAATCCAGCATTTTAGAAAATATCCTATCCTCGCATCTGTCACTGAAATGAAGTGGCCCCAGACTGGAATCTTTCCAGCAGGTTCTGGTGAGGACTCCTGTCTCCACCACTGCTCTATGCAGTGGGGCCATGTTGGTCAGCGTATTTAAGTGCTCCTGTAGCAGTTGTTCAGAGCAGTGCCTTCCTCTCGCCGTCTGACTTGGTTTCCATGGTGACGTGCCAAAATGAAGTCTCTGATATTGTGAGAGATTGATGGTTCAATCGAAGGTTTACAGAAATATCAAACACAGGCGGACTTTTGCTGTTTAATTTACTGCATTACCAGAGCTGATTCGTGTCGCTTGGATGACGTTTCCCAAACATCTTTCTCAGAGCAGTATATTCCTATCTTTCAGTTTATAGTTATAAATGGCTGTGATTATTCAAAGCTAGTGAGTATCTTGTTCCTGTTCTGAGTTTAGCTGAGATAAAGCCTCTTGAAAGAAAAATGTATTTTGAAGGATTTATTTGTCTTTTACAGGCTggaattttttgtttagtttagagatactgagtggaaacaggcccttcatcccaccaaagcccgcaccgaccagcgatcagctcgtagactacactatcctacacacatcagaGACAGtttacacaaaatgcgggagtaactcagcgggacaggcagcatctttggagagaaggaatgggtgacgtttctggtcgagtgccactgagttactccagcattttgtgtctacctttgatttaagccggcatctgcagttctttcctgcacagcgacagttatactaagccaattaacctacatacctgtacgtctttggagtgtagggggaaacccaagatcccggagaaaacccacgcaggtcacagggagtacctacaaactccgtacagacagcccccgtagtcatgatcaatGACTTATGGTCAAAAGCAGTCTGGTCTCAAGACTTCTCCATACATTAACAAGCCCGTtacaaggggcggcacggtggcgcagcggtagagttgctgcctcacagcgctggagacacgGGTTAGATCCTGGCTCAgacatagcagaattaggccattcagtcgattaagtctgctctgccattcgatcattgcTGAGTGTTCATCCTGAAAATCAAATTTGGTCCGAGGCTCTGCCTTCACTGTGACCTCCCTGAATTCAAGGCATCCATCTTCCCCATTCACAGGAGCCCAACACTGGAACTCCCAAAACCCAAAGAACCTAATGTTTTTACTCCTACATTCAGCATCTTCCAGCctctatttatttattgatttgtaagattgtccctggtgtgtaggcggTGCTTGCAAAAgtggactagtgtgaatggttgatcgatggtcagcgtggactcggtgggctgaagggcttgttccacaTGTTGTATTCTCAATTCATTTCAATTCTATTCAGATCATGAAAGCTCTTCCTAAATAATCATGTCCTCAAGTTGCCAGTGGCCAATTGTGGAAGCCCTTGAAGAGAATTTTGACCAGAGAAAATATGGGATGCTtgatacgttattgtcacatgtacccaggtacagtgaagtgcttgttttgcatacaatccagttaaAGTCATGTAGAAGACCTCACGTAGAAGACCTCACACAAGTGTGGCCACATTTGGCGGTGACAAAGTTACGAAGGTTCACCGTACAGTCCTACCTACAGCCTGCCGCTGCATGTGGCATCAACCCCCACTTCACTGCCCACCCACCGAGACCCCCTTCGTTCTCGTAGGCCCCCTATGACTGCATCCTTTGTAGTTcttcggcctgaagaagggtcctgacccaaaacatcgcctgtccattccctccacagatgttgcctgacccgctgagttcctccagcactttgcattttgcctcTGTGTTTATAACGTACTTTATCGATACTCGTTGACAAATTTAGCTGTCTGATTAAAATAAGCGCTTTCCACAGTGATTAACATGTTGATtttgtctctctcttcccccactgCCACTCAGTGACTGGAAATGCTGAACCTGTGGTGGAATCAGCCGAGAAATTTATTGGAAAAGCAGTTGGAAAAAGCGACGTCTGGTTCCGATTCAACGAAGGGATGTCCAACGCAGTAAGGCGCAATGTTTATATAAAGGATCTGCTCTGAGAGTGCCGCAGGTTGCTGAGATAACGAGCAGCGGTCATTTAGAAGTTTGCGTGTGCTTGTACCGAACAGAACTCACTTGTGCCTGAGCTCACACGGGTCTGAAGATAAGCGTTCCACTGCCTTTTCTTGTGGGACGTAAGTTCCCGTCAAATGGCAGTAATATTGAACATCAACCTGTGCAACTAATGCTGTGGTGTGAGCATGATCAAGAGACCAGTCTGATTCAACAATGCATAGGTTTGGAATCTATTGTTCTACTAAAAAAGCGGCTATCCATGCTGAATGTTGCTTATTGGTGCCCAGGTGCGCGTCTATAATGTATAACATGTGTATAATATGCCATTTGCCAGCAGCCTACCTCCAATTGTAGATCTACAGTATTGAAAACCTTGGCTATGTGGCATAGTGGCAGCAgcaggtagagtcgctgcctcacaatgacagatcctgacctcgggtgctgtctgtgtggagtatacacgtcctccctgtgacctcatgggttcccTTCATGtattccggattcctcccacatcccaaaaacgtgttagtttgtaggttaattggccctctgtaaattgcccctcgtgtgtaaggagtggatcacAAAAGTGTGGTAAAGTAAATCTAAcgtggacgggtgatcgatgatcggcgcggattcggtgggcagaagggcctgtttctatgctgcatctttcaatcaattcaatcgaaCAACTGGTTTTGATCTGAACTCTTGGTGTTTGCTTCCAGCCTTGACAGACATGACATGAAGGCTTGTATCATTCATTATTGCTTTATTTGTCATCTACATTGCTTCTTTCTATTTGTACAAAGAAGTTAATTATCAATCATACAATGACTTTGCTTGGAATTACCATAAAATGTACAAAAAACGTGATGCATGTGTTTaagaatttaaaagacattgccaACAAAATTCTCCTAGAGAGTCTCTCTCTTTACAAATCAATTTTCTTACACAAGGAGCAGTTTGAAGACGTCAAAGTATAGCACATTTGCCTTTCTCTACCCACGGGTTGCTCTTCATTAGTTCTGGGTTGAGGAATGGGTCGTTTGGAACTCCTTCTTCTATCCACTTCACAAAGCTTCCGAGCGAGATGGAATAGAAAGGAGAGGTGATTAGTAGCACAATTCACGTTCGTGGAAACAGTAAATGAAAGCAGTCGatgtcaaattaaatttaattaattaagtggctcctcccctggctctcagtctgaagacgggtctcaacccaaaacatcacctattccttttctccagagatgctgcagtgacccgctgagttactccagtctaccTTCACATTAAGTTTACCCTGAACTCGTAAATCATACGAGGAAGAACTCTGAGTTTAATGGCTTCACTGCCTGTGCGGATAATTGTAACATTGCCTCGTTTCAtaagttatcggagcagaattaggccattcagcccatcaagtctactctaccattcaatcatgactgatgtctttccccctcaatcccattcttctgccttctccccataaccccagacacctggATTTTTGAGAAACCTCTCTCGTAGTATTTTATCACGATTGGTGGAATTTGAGAGCATAAACAACGTCCTGTTTCTAAtaatgttcaaaaaggaactgcagatgctggaatatcgaaggtacacaaaattgctggggaaactcagcgggtgcagcagcatctatggagcgaaggaaataggcgacgtttcggcccgaaacgtcgcctatttccttcgctccatagatgctgctgcacccgctgagtttccccagcaattttgtgtacctcctgtttCTAATATCCCAGTTTGACCTTTTCTATTTAGAGTAAGCCTGATTGCCTCTTCTAGAGTTTTATTTCCTAAAATCATTTCCCAGAAAGACCTGTCCATTATGCAAGAGCCCGACTAATTGGCTCGCCCAACTATTGATTGTGCTTTTATCCCAGTCGCAAGATGTTGCTGCAAATTTCATGACGATTGCTGAGGAAAATACTTAACACTCCTTCTCAACAGCAGAACGCATTAGAAAATTATCATGCATCTCTCCCTGGCCCCATtgctttagtttcatttagagatatggcatggaaacaggcccttccgcccaccgagtccatgccgaccatcgattgccCTTTCACGTTAGTTCTATGAGATCATGCTTTCTCATCAATGAGGAAAACAATAATGTAGCTAAAAGTTATCCTCGACCCCTATGTAGTCAGCGCATCACCCTCTGCTCTGAATCGAgcatattagtctgaagaagggtcctgcttGAAATATCAgcaatccgtgttctccagagatgctacctgacaatctgagttactctagcacttgatGTCCTttaatgtattaaccagcatctgcacttccttattTCTgcgagtttactttagagatacagcatggaaacaggcccttcagcccactgagcctacACCGATTATCGAATGCCCTTTcgcactagttccatgtcatcccactttctcatccactccctacacactaggggcaattttacagaggttaaTAATGACTccaaacccatatgtctttgggatggaaCTGGAgccaccagagaaaacccaggcggtcacaggaaaatcgtgcaaactccacacagccagcacccgaggtcagtatgAAACTCGgggcactggcgctgtgaggcagcaactctctccgctgcatcactgtgcacaCTTGTGTGATTGGAGTTTGTTAGTTGTGTGTTTGGGATAAGGTCAAATCATGAAGCCATCAGCTGAGACCTAGGTGATTGAATAAGCATTGGTCTGAACCAGCCTCATCCTTGCCCTGTGTTCCCCTACAAGGGAATGGGATATAAACGTGAAGTATATAATACAATT
It contains:
- the gng13 gene encoding guanine nucleotide-binding protein G(I)/G(S)/G(O) subunit gamma-13; this encodes MEDWDAPQFKMEVDSLKYQLSFKREMSSKTIPDFVKWIEEGVPNDPFLNPELMKSNPWVEKGKCAIL